Proteins from a genomic interval of Kineococcus rhizosphaerae:
- a CDS encoding class I SAM-dependent methyltransferase, with translation MPTDLTAALADVRTLLLDAPNLSRAVAAGRRKGLEPPAAERVEVRPVALKNGPHLQFTARTGPVVSTRNVPVADAGAAVDELLAEPYGNLHVETASEVVQVRVTKKGDAQVHRAAAEHAAGPARHDKAKQRLVDPDDPVFRVLGAGGDKRRQVEAFVRQLAPLAPTVLSRDGERVRAVDLGCGNAYLTFAAHRWLGQAARERGKELVTVGVDVREDVVATGLKAAREAQLAGLEFAVGSIAGAEPFTGARPDLVMALHACDTATDEALARAVRWGSPLVLAAPCCHRDVQRQLHENRTALVRHAILRERFADVLTDALRSLVLQVLGYKVEVVEFIDSAHTPRNAMIRAVRTGAPRGSRLADLLAEYDDLTRTWGVEPALARMLAPELERVRQAAL, from the coding sequence GTGCCCACCGACCTGACCGCCGCCCTCGCCGACGTCCGCACCCTGCTGCTGGACGCGCCGAACCTGTCGCGGGCGGTCGCGGCGGGCCGGCGCAAGGGGCTGGAACCGCCTGCGGCCGAACGGGTCGAGGTCCGCCCCGTGGCGCTGAAGAACGGCCCGCACCTGCAGTTCACGGCCCGCACGGGGCCGGTCGTCTCGACCCGCAACGTGCCCGTCGCCGACGCGGGGGCGGCCGTCGACGAGCTGCTGGCCGAGCCCTACGGCAACCTGCACGTCGAGACCGCGTCCGAGGTCGTCCAGGTGCGGGTCACCAAGAAGGGCGACGCGCAGGTCCACCGGGCCGCGGCCGAGCACGCCGCCGGCCCGGCCCGGCACGACAAGGCGAAGCAGCGGCTCGTGGACCCCGACGACCCGGTGTTCCGCGTCCTGGGCGCCGGCGGCGACAAGCGCCGGCAGGTCGAGGCGTTCGTGCGCCAGCTCGCCCCCCTGGCCCCGACGGTGCTCTCGCGCGACGGCGAGCGGGTCCGGGCGGTCGACCTCGGGTGCGGCAACGCCTACCTGACGTTCGCGGCCCACCGCTGGCTCGGGCAGGCCGCGCGGGAGCGGGGCAAGGAGCTGGTCACGGTCGGCGTCGACGTGCGCGAGGACGTCGTCGCGACCGGCCTGAAGGCGGCGCGGGAGGCGCAGCTGGCGGGCCTGGAGTTCGCGGTGGGGTCCATCGCGGGCGCAGAACCCTTCACCGGTGCCCGGCCGGACCTCGTGATGGCCCTGCACGCGTGCGACACCGCGACGGACGAGGCGCTGGCCCGCGCGGTGCGCTGGGGCTCGCCGCTGGTGCTCGCGGCGCCGTGCTGCCACCGCGACGTGCAGCGGCAGCTGCACGAGAACCGCACCGCCCTGGTGCGGCACGCCATCCTGCGCGAGCGCTTCGCCGACGTCCTCACCGACGCGCTGCGCTCGCTCGTGCTGCAGGTGCTCGGCTACAAGGTCGAGGTGGTGGAGTTCATCGACTCCGCCCACACGCCCCGCAACGCGATGATCCGCGCGGTGCGCACGGGCGCACCCCGCGGGTCGCGGCTGGCGGACCTGCTGGCCGAGTACGACGACCTGACGCGGACGTGGGGCGTGGAACCCGCGCTGGCGCGGATGCTGGCCCCCGAGCTCGAACGGGTCCGTCAGGCCGCGCTGTAG
- a CDS encoding DUF1540 domain-containing protein, whose translation MATVNLDLTPIHQCSVDGCTFNASTSCHAPAITVGDHGANHCATFLGIPTKHSPTVEGHVGACQLADCSHNSDLTCHAATIEVGTADSGQTRCLTYSAA comes from the coding sequence ATGGCGACCGTGAACCTGGACCTCACCCCGATCCACCAGTGCTCCGTCGACGGCTGCACGTTCAACGCCTCGACGAGCTGCCACGCCCCGGCCATTACCGTGGGCGACCACGGCGCGAACCACTGCGCCACGTTCCTGGGCATCCCGACCAAGCACTCGCCGACCGTCGAGGGTCACGTGGGCGCGTGCCAGCTCGCCGACTGCTCCCACAACTCCGACCTCACCTGCCACGCCGCGACCATCGAGGTCGGCACCGCCGACTCCGGCCAGACCCGCTGCCTGACCTACAGCGCGGCCTGA
- the serC gene encoding phosphoserine transaminase, which yields MTVAATDLRIPDHLLPADGRFGSGPSKVRPEQIAALAAAGRTVMGTSHRQAPVKDVVRRVRAGLAELFALPAGYEVVLGNGGSTTFWDVATLGLVRERSQHLVLGEFSAKFAAAAAAAPFLADPVVVRGEPGTLPRLGEVADGVDVVAWPHNETSTGVMAPVVRPAGPTADEGGPLVVVDATSGAGGLAVDLTQTDAYYFAPQKVFASDGGLWIAILSPAALDRVREVGATGRWTPASLDLQIAIENSRKDQTYNTPAVATLVLLAEQVEWILAQGGLAWAAARTATSSGIVYDWAGEREWATPFVAEAQARSHVVATIDLEESVDSVQVQQVLRHNGIVDVFPYRSLGRNQLRIGVFPAVEPDDVRALTACVDHVVAELRKA from the coding sequence GTGACCGTCGCTGCCACCGACCTGCGCATCCCCGACCACCTGCTGCCCGCCGACGGCCGCTTCGGGTCCGGACCGTCCAAGGTCCGTCCCGAGCAGATCGCCGCGCTCGCCGCCGCGGGGCGCACGGTCATGGGCACCTCGCACCGGCAGGCGCCCGTCAAGGATGTCGTCCGGCGCGTGCGGGCCGGGCTGGCCGAGCTGTTCGCGCTGCCCGCCGGGTACGAGGTCGTCCTGGGCAACGGCGGCAGCACGACCTTCTGGGACGTCGCCACCCTGGGCCTGGTCCGCGAACGCTCCCAGCACCTCGTGCTCGGGGAGTTCTCCGCGAAGTTCGCGGCGGCCGCGGCCGCGGCCCCGTTCCTGGCCGACCCCGTCGTCGTGCGCGGCGAACCCGGGACCCTGCCGCGGCTGGGGGAGGTGGCCGACGGCGTCGACGTCGTCGCCTGGCCGCACAACGAGACCTCCACCGGCGTCATGGCCCCCGTCGTGCGGCCCGCCGGGCCCACCGCCGACGAGGGCGGTCCCCTCGTCGTCGTGGACGCCACGTCCGGGGCTGGTGGCCTGGCCGTGGACCTGACCCAGACCGACGCGTACTACTTCGCCCCGCAGAAGGTGTTCGCCTCCGACGGGGGGCTGTGGATCGCGATCCTGTCCCCGGCCGCCCTGGACCGCGTCCGCGAGGTCGGGGCGACGGGACGGTGGACGCCGGCCTCCCTGGACCTGCAGATCGCGATCGAGAACTCGCGCAAGGACCAGACGTACAACACCCCCGCCGTGGCGACGCTGGTCCTGCTCGCCGAGCAGGTCGAGTGGATCCTCGCCCAGGGGGGCTTGGCCTGGGCCGCGGCGCGCACCGCGACGAGTTCGGGGATCGTCTACGACTGGGCCGGCGAGCGGGAGTGGGCCACGCCGTTCGTCGCCGAGGCGCAGGCGCGCTCGCACGTGGTGGCGACCATCGACCTCGAGGAGTCGGTCGATTCCGTGCAGGTTCAACAGGTGCTGCGGCACAACGGCATCGTCGACGTCTTCCCGTACCGCAGCCTGGGGCGCAACCAGTTGCGTATCGGGGTGTTCCCGGCGGTCGAACCCGACGACGTGCGGGCCCTGACGGCCTGCGTCGACCACGTCGTGGCCGAACTCAGGAAAGCCTGA
- a CDS encoding DUF1810 domain-containing protein has product MDLDRFVPASDGTHARALTELRAGRKTSHWMWWEFPQLLLGSSPTSVAYALAGVDEARAYLAHPVLGARYRENCAALLGQGSRDAEAVFGGIDAVKLRSSVTLFAAAGDDLAQRVLDEFFDGVPDAATTARW; this is encoded by the coding sequence GTGGACCTCGACCGCTTCGTCCCCGCCTCCGACGGCACCCACGCCCGCGCGCTGACCGAGCTGCGCGCGGGCCGCAAGACGTCGCACTGGATGTGGTGGGAGTTCCCGCAGCTGCTGCTGGGCAGCTCGCCCACGTCGGTGGCGTACGCCCTCGCGGGCGTGGACGAGGCGCGCGCGTACCTGGCGCACCCGGTGCTGGGCGCCCGGTACCGGGAGAACTGCGCGGCGCTGCTGGGTCAGGGCTCGCGCGACGCCGAGGCGGTGTTCGGCGGGATCGACGCGGTGAAGCTGCGCAGCTCGGTGACGCTGTTCGCCGCGGCCGGGGACGACCTCGCCCAGCGGGTGCTGGACGAGTTCTTCGACGGCGTCCCCGACGCGGCCACCACCGCGCGGTGGTGA
- a CDS encoding sugar phosphate isomerase/epimerase family protein, with amino-acid sequence MEPARLSLNQITLNSLALPEAVAACERHEIGSIALWRDKIAGVGLGRAAELVRSAGLHVSSVCRGGMFTDPAVDVREDNRRAVEEAATLEADCLVLVCGPALDHDLPAARERVRDGIADLLPHARAAGVKLAVEPLHPMMISRRSVVNTLRQALDLSDAFDAEVGVIVDAYHVWWDPELDAQIARAGERILGYHVSDWLPETADLLLDRGMMGDGLIDLPRMSRLVAEAGYTGPVEVEILSSHWWAQDPDDVARTVRKRFEEFV; translated from the coding sequence ATGGAGCCCGCACGGCTGAGCCTGAACCAGATCACCCTGAACTCCCTCGCCCTGCCCGAGGCGGTCGCCGCCTGCGAGCGGCACGAGATCGGCTCCATCGCGCTGTGGCGCGACAAGATCGCCGGGGTCGGCCTCGGACGGGCCGCCGAGCTCGTCCGCTCCGCCGGCCTGCACGTCAGCTCCGTATGCCGCGGCGGCATGTTCACCGACCCCGCCGTCGACGTGCGCGAGGACAACCGCCGCGCCGTCGAGGAGGCGGCGACGCTGGAGGCCGACTGCCTCGTGCTCGTCTGCGGCCCCGCGCTCGACCACGACCTGCCCGCCGCCCGGGAACGGGTCCGCGACGGCATCGCCGACCTCCTGCCGCACGCGCGCGCCGCGGGCGTGAAGCTCGCGGTCGAACCGCTGCACCCCATGATGATCAGCCGCCGTTCGGTGGTGAACACGCTGCGCCAGGCCCTGGACCTGTCCGACGCCTTCGACGCCGAGGTGGGCGTGATCGTCGACGCCTACCACGTGTGGTGGGACCCCGAGCTCGACGCGCAGATCGCCCGGGCCGGCGAGCGGATCCTCGGTTACCACGTCTCGGACTGGCTGCCCGAGACCGCCGACCTGCTGCTGGACCGCGGGATGATGGGTGACGGGCTCATCGACCTGCCCCGGATGTCGCGGCTGGTCGCCGAGGCCGGCTACACCGGGCCCGTGGAGGTCGAGATCCTCTCCAGCCACTGGTGGGCGCAGGACCCCGACGACGTCGCCCGCACCGTGCGCAAGCGGTTCGAGGAGTTCGTCTGA
- a CDS encoding YeiH family protein, which produces MLRAVPRPAPLTALVPGLAVVVAATLLAFGVQTVSHVLTASTAAVALGAVVRSTGLFRPSWKPATGFASKRLLRVAVVLLGLQLPLSQVRDLGWGGIALVLGVVVVTFLGTQLIGRALGLSPARSLLVATGFSICGASAIAAVRPATDADEEDVSTAVALVTLCGSLAIVVLPLLRGPLGLDVHEFGAWVGASVHDVGQVVATGDRVPGALTTAVVVKLSRVLLLAPLVALVVLNRRRSVGADTRERPPVLPFFVAAFVVAVLVRATGLLPDAALGAANRVQSVLLVAALFALGTGIDVPHLVRTGGRSLLLGLSSWVLVAGVALAGVHLLHVGA; this is translated from the coding sequence GTGCTCCGCGCCGTACCCCGCCCCGCCCCCCTGACCGCCCTCGTCCCCGGGCTCGCCGTCGTCGTCGCCGCGACCCTGCTCGCCTTCGGCGTCCAGACCGTCTCGCACGTCCTGACGGCCTCCACCGCGGCCGTCGCCCTGGGCGCCGTCGTGCGCAGCACCGGGCTGTTCCGCCCCTCCTGGAAGCCGGCGACGGGGTTCGCCTCCAAGCGGCTGCTGCGCGTCGCCGTCGTCCTGCTGGGGCTGCAGCTGCCCCTGTCGCAGGTGCGCGACCTGGGCTGGGGCGGGATCGCGCTCGTCCTGGGCGTCGTCGTCGTGACGTTCCTCGGCACCCAGCTCATCGGCCGCGCCCTGGGCCTGTCCCCGGCCCGGTCGCTGCTCGTGGCCACGGGGTTCTCCATCTGCGGCGCGTCCGCCATCGCCGCCGTGCGGCCCGCCACCGACGCCGACGAGGAGGACGTCTCGACCGCCGTGGCGCTGGTGACGCTGTGCGGCTCGCTGGCGATCGTCGTCCTGCCGCTGCTGCGCGGTCCCCTCGGCCTCGACGTGCACGAGTTCGGCGCCTGGGTCGGGGCCAGCGTGCACGACGTCGGGCAGGTCGTCGCCACGGGCGACCGCGTCCCGGGGGCCCTGACCACGGCCGTCGTCGTCAAGCTCTCGCGCGTCCTGCTGCTCGCCCCGCTGGTGGCCCTCGTCGTGCTGAACCGGCGCCGGAGCGTGGGGGCGGACACGCGCGAGCGCCCGCCGGTCCTGCCGTTCTTCGTCGCGGCCTTCGTCGTGGCCGTCCTGGTGCGGGCCACGGGCCTGCTGCCCGACGCCGCGCTCGGTGCGGCGAACCGGGTGCAGTCGGTGCTGCTGGTGGCCGCCCTGTTCGCGCTGGGCACCGGGATCGACGTGCCGCACCTGGTGCGCACGGGCGGGCGCTCGCTCCTGCTGGGGCTGTCCTCCTGGGTCCTGGTGGCCGGGGTGGCCCTGGCCGGGGTGCACCTCCTGCACGTCGGCGCCTGA